TGCACGGCGACTCGGAGGTCGTGGATTTCTCCGTGTACGAGTGGCAGCATCCGGACTGGGCGGGGCGGGCGCTGGCCGAGTGCGTGTTCTACGAGCTGCACGTGGGGACGTTCACGCCGGAGGGCACCTACCGCGCGGCGCAGGAGCGACTGCCGGAGCTGGTGGACCTGGGCGTGACCGCGATCCAGTTGATGCCGGTCGCGGCCTTCCCCGGCGAGCGCGGCTGGGGGTACGACGGCGTGGCGATGTTCGCGCCATTCGCGCCGTACGGCCGCCCGGAGGACCTGATGGCGTTCGTGGACGCCGCGCACGGGCTGGGCCTCGCGGTGTTCCTGGACGTGGTGTACAACCACTTCGGGCCGGACGGGAACTACCTGACGAGCTACAGCCCGTCGTACTTCACGGACCGCTTCCACACGGCGTGGGGGCAGGGCCTGGACTACGCCGAGCCGCACATGCGCCGCTACATCACCGGGAACGTGCGGATGTGGCTGCAGGACTACCGCTTCGACGGGCTGCGGCTGGACGCGACGGCCAGCATGCAGGACGACAGCGAGGAGCACATCCTGCACGAACTGGCCCGCGAGACGCACGCGCTCGGCGGGGGGCACGTCCTGCTGGCCGAGGATCACCGCAACCTGCCCGAACTGGTCACCGAGGTCGGTCTGGACGGTATCTGGGTGGACGACTTCCACCACGAGGTCCGCGTGACCCTGACCGAGGAGCAGGAGGGGTACTACGGGGGCTTCCGGGGCGGCGCGCGGGAGCTGTCGGAGGTGATCAACCGCGGCTGGCAGTACCAGGGGCAGTTCTGGAACGTGACGGGCGAGGAACACCACCGCGGGAAACCCGCGACCGGTCTGGATGCACCCAGTTTCGTGTACTGCATCCAGAACCATGATCAGGTGGGGAACCGCGCGCTGGGGGACCGCCTGCATCACTTCGAGTCCGTGACGCTGGCCGAGTACCGCGGGGCGAGCACGCTGCTGCTGTCGCTGCCGATGACGCCGCTGCTGTTCCAGGGGCAGGAATGGGCGGCGGGCACGCCGTTCCCGTTCTTCAGCGATCACGCCGGGGAACTGGGGCAGATGGTGACCGAGGGGCGACGGAGGGAGTTCGCGTACTTCTCGGGGTTCAGCACGCTGAACGTACCGGACCCGCAGGCGCCAGGGACGTTCCACAGCGCGAAGCTGAACTGGGCCGAACGCGAGCAGGGCGAGCACGGGCGGACCCTGGCGCTGTACCGGCGCCTGCTGCACCTGCGCCGCGAGGACCCGGTGCTGCGCGAGCGGTCGCGGCGGTTCATCCGGGCGGGCGCGGTGGACACCGGCACCGGGAAATCCGACACCGGGGACGTGCTGTGGGTGCGCTGGGAGACCCCGCGGGGCGTGCGGGTCCTGCTGTGGAACCTCACGAAGACGCCGCTGGACCCGCGCCTGCTGGGGCTGCCGTTCCCGCTGCCGCCGCAGGTGCTGCTGCATTCCGAGGGCAACCCCGATGCGCCCCCCGCGCTGGGCGACCTGCGCCTCGGTGCGGGTGAGGCGGCGCTGCTGGCCGGGCCGGTGGACGCGTGACCCCTGCCGGGACCCACCTGCCGGGCGCGACGTACCGCCTCCAGCTGCACAGGGACTTCGATTTCGCCTCGGCGCGGCGGGTCCTGCCGTACCTCGCGCGGCTGGGCGTGACCGACGTGTACCTCTCCCCCATCTGGACGAGCACGCCGGGCAGCACGCACGGCTACGACGTGACCGACCACGCGCAGATCAACCCGGAACTGGGCGGCCTGAAGGGCCTGAAACGCCTGTCGGCGCGGGCGCGTGAGCTGGGCCTGGGCCTGATCGTGGATTTCGTGCCGAACCACATGGGCATCCAGGGGGGGCACAACCCGTACTGGGAGGACGTGCTGCGGCACGGGCAGGCCAGCCGCTACGCGCATTTCTTCGATATCTCCTGGCATCCGCTGAAACGGGCGCTGGACGGGAAGGTGCTGCTGCCGGTGCTGGGCGACCAGTACGGCCGCGTGCTGGAACGCGGTGAACTGCGCCTGGAACGGCAGGGGGGCGAGTTCACGCTGCGGTACTGGGAGCGGCAGCTGCCGCTGTCGCCGCGCAGCGTGGCGCAACTGCTGGCCTGGACGGCCGCCGCGCTGCCCGCCGGGACGGACACGGTGACATTGGGGGAACTGGCGAGTATCCGCCGGTCGGTGGACACGCTGCCGCGCAGCACGTCGGCGGACCTGACCGACACGGACCGCGTGATCCGCGCGCAGGAGGTGCAGGTCATGACCCGCCGCCTGGGCGCCCTGCTGGACGAGTCCGGGGCGGTGCGCGGCGCGCTGGATGCCACACTGGACGCCGTGAACGCCGACCCCTCGCGGCTGGACTGCGTGATCGGCGAGCAGAACTACCGACTGGCGTTCTGGAAGGTCGCCGCCGAGGAGATCAACTACCGGCGCTTCTTCGACATCAACGACCTCGCGGCGCTGCGCATGGAGGACCCCCGCGTGTTCGCGTGGGCGCACGCGACGCTGTTCGACCTGCTGCGGCAGGGCCTCGTGCAGGGCGTGCGGCTGGACCACACGGACGGGCTGTTCGATCCGGCCGGGTACTTCCGGGCGCTGCAGGAGGGGGCGGCGCACGCGCTGAACCGCGAGATGGGCGACGAGCTGCCGCTGTACGTGGTCGCGGAGAAGATCCTCGAACCCGGCGAGAAGTTGCC
This region of Deinococcus sp. JMULE3 genomic DNA includes:
- the treZ gene encoding malto-oligosyltrehalose trehalohydrolase, whose translation is MTISEQPGNARQRSRLGAQLLPGGRETRFRAWSTRAEKMCVRIAGESFPMDALPGAYFETVLPVGAGTRYCFELDGHALPDPYARFMPHGVHGDSEVVDFSVYEWQHPDWAGRALAECVFYELHVGTFTPEGTYRAAQERLPELVDLGVTAIQLMPVAAFPGERGWGYDGVAMFAPFAPYGRPEDLMAFVDAAHGLGLAVFLDVVYNHFGPDGNYLTSYSPSYFTDRFHTAWGQGLDYAEPHMRRYITGNVRMWLQDYRFDGLRLDATASMQDDSEEHILHELARETHALGGGHVLLAEDHRNLPELVTEVGLDGIWVDDFHHEVRVTLTEEQEGYYGGFRGGARELSEVINRGWQYQGQFWNVTGEEHHRGKPATGLDAPSFVYCIQNHDQVGNRALGDRLHHFESVTLAEYRGASTLLLSLPMTPLLFQGQEWAAGTPFPFFSDHAGELGQMVTEGRRREFAYFSGFSTLNVPDPQAPGTFHSAKLNWAEREQGEHGRTLALYRRLLHLRREDPVLRERSRRFIRAGAVDTGTGKSDTGDVLWVRWETPRGVRVLLWNLTKTPLDPRLLGLPFPLPPQVLLHSEGNPDAPPALGDLRLGAGEAALLAGPVDA